One segment of Ziziphus jujuba cultivar Dongzao chromosome 12, ASM3175591v1 DNA contains the following:
- the LOC107428765 gene encoding germin-like protein subfamily 1 member 1 has product MGCNSSLLHILLLSLTLQLLRVKPDPDPLQDYCVADTKPNQTFFINGAPCIDPELATSSHFTTSALSKPGSTKTNPFGFNVTLTNKVNLPGLNTLGLTLARVDIAENGIVPPHSHPRASEVTICLQGSVLVGFVDTSNRLFTQTLNEGDSFVFPKGLIHFLYNRDLNHPAFALSGLSSQNPGTQLAALASFTSKPAIPNEILTKAFQISDQDVNRIRKNLGG; this is encoded by the coding sequence ATGGGTTGTAATTCTTCATTGCTCCACATACTGCTCCTCTCCCTAACCCTTCAACTTTTACGGGTCAAACCCGACCCGGATCCACTTCAAGATTACTGTGTTGCAGATACAAAACCCAACCAAACCTTCTTCATCAATGGAGCACCATGCATCGACCCAGAGCTAGCAACAAGTTCCCATTTCACCACCTCTGCTCTATCCAAACCAGGAAGCACAAAAACCAACCCATTCGGTTTCAATGTCACCCTCACAAACAAAGTTAATCTACCTGGGCTCAACACATTGGGCCTGACACTGGCCCGAGTTGATATAGCCGAAAACGGCATCGTTCCACCCCACTCTCACCCAAGGGCCTCTGAGGTAACCATTTGTCTCCAAGGTTCGGTTCTTGTGGGCTTCGTGGACACGTCCAATCGTCTGTTTACTCAGACACTCAATGAAGGTGATTCGTTTGTGTTCCCAAAGGGTTTGATTCATTTCCTTTATAATCGTGATCTGAACCATCCAGCGTTTGCTTTGTCTGGGCTTAGTAGTCAAAACCCAGGTACACAATTAGCGGCACTCGCTTCCTTCACTTCCAAACCCGCAATTCCCAATGAGATTTTGACCAAAGCGTTTCAGATTAGTGACCAAGATGTTAACAGGATAAGGAAGAACCTTGGAGGTTAG
- the LOC107428763 gene encoding protein WVD2-like 7 isoform X3, with the protein MGESIVDLQKDAHKMGETNASNSVLEVSVSFGRFENDSLSWEKWSAFSPNKYLEEVGKCATPGSVAKKKAYFEAHYKKIAARKAELLEQEKEMQHDLGRSDDQSGGDLNTFGNGAETDISKDQTFAEEVKQETNLLDEMSETHLDDLKDDDLITIECQSSSVEIEKEELDSKLSSPNTSKPEDAVVVKKMETISNGSQGIKEAPQDLDSGIVCDSKIKEKKVKLDYPNPKESRKANPMNKEGNMARVKKSPVTPLTKTPKNSTVVSKSTPNSSRVYALKSSANRVDNGATPRNKNPSDGETKKVAPKSLHMSLGMGPTNSYSSSPTTARKSFIMEKMGDKDIVKRAFKSFQNNFSQLKSSSEERSALHDQGQVSTKETKLRVSASITPKKENGRSLKTGGLDKRNAKTPSSFGLKSDERAEKRKVVLKKIEEKSNAKEAERTRLQSKSKEEEEAEIKKLRQSLKFKATPMPGFYRGQKVSKSSIDKMGSKNESGR; encoded by the exons ATGGGTGAATCAATAGTGGATCTTCAAAAAGATGCACATAAG ATGGGAGAGACAAATGCCTCCAATTCTGTTCTGGAAGTGTCTGTCTCATTCGGAAGGTTTGAGAATGATTCACTATCTTGGGAGAAATGGTCAGCATTCTCACCGAATAAGTACTTGGAAGAGGTTGGGAAGTGTGCCACACCTGGTTCAGTAGCTAAGAAGAAGGCCTATTTCGAAGCTCATTACAAGAAGATTGCTGCCCGGAAGGCCGAGCTCCTGGAGCAAGAGAAGGAAATGCAACATGATCTTGGCAGATCAGATGATCAAAGTGGAGGAGATCTGAACACTTTTGGCAATGGTGCAGAAACTGATATATCCAAGGACCAAACTTTTGCTGAAGAGGTTAAGCAGGAAACTAATTTGCTGGATGAGATGAGTGAGACCCATTTGGATGATCTGAAGGATGATGATCTAATTACTATAGAATGTCAAAGTTCGTCGGTTGAGATAGAGAAAGAAGAATTGGATAGCAAGCTGTCCAGTCCCAACACAAGCAAACCTGAAGATGCTGTTGTGGTGAAGAAAATGGAGACTATTTCTAATGGATCTCAAGGCATAAAGGAAGCTCCGCAGGATCTGGACAGTGGCATAGTATGTGATTCAAAGATTAAGGAGAAAAAGGTGAAATTGGATTATCCGAATCCGAAGGAATCCCGGAAG gcTAATCCAATGAACAAGGAGGGAAATATGGCTAGGGTAAAGAAGAGTCCAGTAACCCCCCTGACTAAAACGCCTAAGAATTCTACCGTAGTGTCCaagtcaacaccaaattcaagtAGAGTATATGCATTAAAATCTTCTGCAAATAGGGTTGATAATGGAGCAACACCAAGGAACAAGAATCCTTCTGATGGAGAAACCAAGAAAGTTGCTCCTAAATCTCTGCACATGTCACTCGGTATGGGTCCCACAAATTCCTATTCATCTTCTCCTACCACCGCTAGGAAGTCTTTTATTATGGAGAAAATGGGGGATAAGGACATTGTTAAAAGAGCGTTTAAGTCATTTCAAAACAATTTCAGCCAATTGAAATCTTCCAGTGAAGAGAGATCTGCATTGCATGATCAG GGACAGGTATCTACGAAGGAGACAAAACTTAGGGTTTCTGCTTCTATAActccaaagaaagaaaatggaag GTCACTCAAAACAGGTGGTCTGGATAAAAGAAATGCTAAAACCCCATCATCTTTTGGCTTGAAAAGTGATGAAAgagcagaaaaaagaaaagtg gttttaaagaaaattgaGGAAAAATCAAATGCCAAAGAAGCTGAGAGAACACGTCTCCAATCAAAATCGAAG GAGGAAGAGGAGGCAGAGATCAAAAAGCTAAGACAGAGCCTTAAATTTAAAGCCACTCCCATGCCGGGCTTTTACAGGGGACAAAAAGTGTCAAAAAGCAGTATAGATAAG ATGGGTTCCAAGAATGAGAGCGGTAGATGA
- the LOC107428763 gene encoding protein WVD2-like 7 isoform X2, whose product MGESIVDLQKDAHKMGETNASNSVLEVSVSFGRFENDSLSWEKWSAFSPNKYLEEVGKCATPGSVAKKKAYFEAHYKKIAARKAELLEQEKEMQHDLGRSDDQSGGDLNTFGNGAETDISKDQTFAEEVKQETNLLDEMSETHLDDLKDDDLITIECQSSSVEIEKEELDSKLSSPNTSKPEDAVVVKKMETISNGSQGIKEAPQDLDSGIVCDSKIKEKKVKLDYPNPKESRKANPMNKEGNMARVKKSPVTPLTKTPKNSTVVSKSTPNSSRVYALKSSANRVDNGATPRNKNPSDGETKKVAPKSLHMSLGMGPTNSYSSSPTTARKSFIMEKMGDKDIVKRAFKSFQNNFSQLKSSSEERSALHDQGQVSTKETKLRVSASITPKKENGRSLKTGGLDKRNAKTPSSFGLKSDERAEKRKVKIEEKSNAKEAERTRLQSKSKEEEEAEIKKLRQSLKFKATPMPGFYRGQKVSKSSIDKVKGSRTIRFMNTARKRSVSYSSICKSV is encoded by the exons ATGGGTGAATCAATAGTGGATCTTCAAAAAGATGCACATAAG ATGGGAGAGACAAATGCCTCCAATTCTGTTCTGGAAGTGTCTGTCTCATTCGGAAGGTTTGAGAATGATTCACTATCTTGGGAGAAATGGTCAGCATTCTCACCGAATAAGTACTTGGAAGAGGTTGGGAAGTGTGCCACACCTGGTTCAGTAGCTAAGAAGAAGGCCTATTTCGAAGCTCATTACAAGAAGATTGCTGCCCGGAAGGCCGAGCTCCTGGAGCAAGAGAAGGAAATGCAACATGATCTTGGCAGATCAGATGATCAAAGTGGAGGAGATCTGAACACTTTTGGCAATGGTGCAGAAACTGATATATCCAAGGACCAAACTTTTGCTGAAGAGGTTAAGCAGGAAACTAATTTGCTGGATGAGATGAGTGAGACCCATTTGGATGATCTGAAGGATGATGATCTAATTACTATAGAATGTCAAAGTTCGTCGGTTGAGATAGAGAAAGAAGAATTGGATAGCAAGCTGTCCAGTCCCAACACAAGCAAACCTGAAGATGCTGTTGTGGTGAAGAAAATGGAGACTATTTCTAATGGATCTCAAGGCATAAAGGAAGCTCCGCAGGATCTGGACAGTGGCATAGTATGTGATTCAAAGATTAAGGAGAAAAAGGTGAAATTGGATTATCCGAATCCGAAGGAATCCCGGAAG gcTAATCCAATGAACAAGGAGGGAAATATGGCTAGGGTAAAGAAGAGTCCAGTAACCCCCCTGACTAAAACGCCTAAGAATTCTACCGTAGTGTCCaagtcaacaccaaattcaagtAGAGTATATGCATTAAAATCTTCTGCAAATAGGGTTGATAATGGAGCAACACCAAGGAACAAGAATCCTTCTGATGGAGAAACCAAGAAAGTTGCTCCTAAATCTCTGCACATGTCACTCGGTATGGGTCCCACAAATTCCTATTCATCTTCTCCTACCACCGCTAGGAAGTCTTTTATTATGGAGAAAATGGGGGATAAGGACATTGTTAAAAGAGCGTTTAAGTCATTTCAAAACAATTTCAGCCAATTGAAATCTTCCAGTGAAGAGAGATCTGCATTGCATGATCAG GGACAGGTATCTACGAAGGAGACAAAACTTAGGGTTTCTGCTTCTATAActccaaagaaagaaaatggaag GTCACTCAAAACAGGTGGTCTGGATAAAAGAAATGCTAAAACCCCATCATCTTTTGGCTTGAAAAGTGATGAAAgagcagaaaaaagaaaagtg aaaattgaGGAAAAATCAAATGCCAAAGAAGCTGAGAGAACACGTCTCCAATCAAAATCGAAG GAGGAAGAGGAGGCAGAGATCAAAAAGCTAAGACAGAGCCTTAAATTTAAAGCCACTCCCATGCCGGGCTTTTACAGGGGACAAAAAGTGTCAAAAAGCAGTATAGATAAG GTTAAGGGCTCGAGGACAATAAGATTTATGAATACCGCAAGAAAAAGAAGTGTGTCTTATTCATCGATATGCAAATCAGTATGA
- the LOC107428773 gene encoding probable galacturonosyltransferase-like 9: MVMKTFRLSAVVLVLIGVCLVSTPLCLGSRMFPGGEIEIGEGFLRFAEAPDYRNGYDCAVSTNREKASSCDPSLVHIAMTLDSEYLRGSIAAVHSVLKHASCPENVFFHFIAAEFDPVSPRVLQRLVRSTFPSLSFKVYIFREDMVINLISSSIRQALENPLNYARNYLGDMLDPCVNRVIYLDSDVIVVDDIRKLWNTTLTGSRVIGAPEYCHANFTKYFTDRFWSDPVLSRVFSTRRPCYFNTGVMVMDLVRWREGNYKRKIENWMELQRKRRIYDLGSLPPFLLVFAGNVEAIDHRWNQHGLGGDNVRGSCRSLHPGPVSLLHWSGKGKPWVRLDARTPCRLDSLWKPYDLFKPQYHENDNVAAANDQQPLGLSSLSLSSFSSSSFSSLIGYSRVLL; the protein is encoded by the coding sequence ATGGTCATGAAGACCTTCAGATTAAGCGCCGTCGTTTTGGTGCTCATCGGGGTTTGTCTTGTTTCTACGCCATTATGTCTGGGATCTAGAATGTTTCCGGGAGGAGAGATCGAAATCGGCGAAGGGTTTCTTCGATTCGCTGAAGCGCCGGACTATCGTAACGGCTACGACTGCGCTGTTTCAACCAATAGGGAAAAGGCATCGTCCTGCGACCCATCACTGGTCCACATAGCCATGACTTTGGATTCAGAGTATCTCAGGGGTTCCATAGCCGCCGTACACTCAGTGCTGAAGCACGCCTCTTGCCCAGAAAATGTCTTCTTCCACTTCATCGCGGCCGAGTTCGACCCGGTGAGTCCCCGAGTTTTACAGAGACTCGTCCGCTCGACTTTTCCATCGCTGAGTTTCAAGGTCTACATATTCAGGGAAGACATGGTCATCAATCTAATCTCGTCTTCGATTCGTCAAGCCCTTGAGAACCCGTTGAACTACGCGAGAAACTACCTGGGTGACATGCTCGACCCGTGTGTGAACCGGGTCATCTATCTGGATTCCGATGTGATCGTCGTCGACGACATTCGCAAGCTCTGGAATACCACGCTCACGGGTTCTCGGGTAATCGGCGCCCCGGAATACTGCCACGCCAACTTCACCAAGTACTTCACCGACCGGTTCTGGTCCGACCCGGTTCTATCCCGGGTCTTCTCGACCAGGAGGCCTTGCTACTTCAACACGGGCGTGATGGTGATGGATTTGGTGAGATGGAGGGAAGGGAATTACAAGAGGAAGATCGAGAATTGGATGGAGTTGCAGCGGAAGAGAAGGATTTACGATCTGGGTTCTCTGCCGCCGTTTCTGCTGGTGTTCGCCGGAAACGTCGAAGCCATCGACCACCGGTGGAATCAGCACGGACTTGGCGGAGACAATGTGAGGGGCAGTTGCAGGTCTCTGCATCCGGGTCCGGTGAGTTTGCTCCATTGGAGTGGGAAAGGGAAGCCATGGGTTAGACTGGATGCTCGAACGCCTTGTCGTTTAGATAGCCTTTGGAAGCCGTACGATCTGTTCAAGCCACAATACCATGAGAATGACAATGTTGCCGCGGCCAATGATCAGCAGCCACTCGGCTTGTCATCTTTATCTTTATCGTCGTTTTCCTCCTCTTCGTTTTCCTCGTTGATTGGGTATTCTAGAGTGTTGCTATga
- the LOC107428763 gene encoding protein WVD2-like 7 isoform X1 — MGESIVDLQKDAHKMGETNASNSVLEVSVSFGRFENDSLSWEKWSAFSPNKYLEEVGKCATPGSVAKKKAYFEAHYKKIAARKAELLEQEKEMQHDLGRSDDQSGGDLNTFGNGAETDISKDQTFAEEVKQETNLLDEMSETHLDDLKDDDLITIECQSSSVEIEKEELDSKLSSPNTSKPEDAVVVKKMETISNGSQGIKEAPQDLDSGIVCDSKIKEKKVKLDYPNPKESRKANPMNKEGNMARVKKSPVTPLTKTPKNSTVVSKSTPNSSRVYALKSSANRVDNGATPRNKNPSDGETKKVAPKSLHMSLGMGPTNSYSSSPTTARKSFIMEKMGDKDIVKRAFKSFQNNFSQLKSSSEERSALHDQGQVSTKETKLRVSASITPKKENGRSLKTGGLDKRNAKTPSSFGLKSDERAEKRKVVLKKIEEKSNAKEAERTRLQSKSKEEEEAEIKKLRQSLKFKATPMPGFYRGQKVSKSSIDKVKGSRTIRFMNTARKRSVSYSSICKSV, encoded by the exons ATGGGTGAATCAATAGTGGATCTTCAAAAAGATGCACATAAG ATGGGAGAGACAAATGCCTCCAATTCTGTTCTGGAAGTGTCTGTCTCATTCGGAAGGTTTGAGAATGATTCACTATCTTGGGAGAAATGGTCAGCATTCTCACCGAATAAGTACTTGGAAGAGGTTGGGAAGTGTGCCACACCTGGTTCAGTAGCTAAGAAGAAGGCCTATTTCGAAGCTCATTACAAGAAGATTGCTGCCCGGAAGGCCGAGCTCCTGGAGCAAGAGAAGGAAATGCAACATGATCTTGGCAGATCAGATGATCAAAGTGGAGGAGATCTGAACACTTTTGGCAATGGTGCAGAAACTGATATATCCAAGGACCAAACTTTTGCTGAAGAGGTTAAGCAGGAAACTAATTTGCTGGATGAGATGAGTGAGACCCATTTGGATGATCTGAAGGATGATGATCTAATTACTATAGAATGTCAAAGTTCGTCGGTTGAGATAGAGAAAGAAGAATTGGATAGCAAGCTGTCCAGTCCCAACACAAGCAAACCTGAAGATGCTGTTGTGGTGAAGAAAATGGAGACTATTTCTAATGGATCTCAAGGCATAAAGGAAGCTCCGCAGGATCTGGACAGTGGCATAGTATGTGATTCAAAGATTAAGGAGAAAAAGGTGAAATTGGATTATCCGAATCCGAAGGAATCCCGGAAG gcTAATCCAATGAACAAGGAGGGAAATATGGCTAGGGTAAAGAAGAGTCCAGTAACCCCCCTGACTAAAACGCCTAAGAATTCTACCGTAGTGTCCaagtcaacaccaaattcaagtAGAGTATATGCATTAAAATCTTCTGCAAATAGGGTTGATAATGGAGCAACACCAAGGAACAAGAATCCTTCTGATGGAGAAACCAAGAAAGTTGCTCCTAAATCTCTGCACATGTCACTCGGTATGGGTCCCACAAATTCCTATTCATCTTCTCCTACCACCGCTAGGAAGTCTTTTATTATGGAGAAAATGGGGGATAAGGACATTGTTAAAAGAGCGTTTAAGTCATTTCAAAACAATTTCAGCCAATTGAAATCTTCCAGTGAAGAGAGATCTGCATTGCATGATCAG GGACAGGTATCTACGAAGGAGACAAAACTTAGGGTTTCTGCTTCTATAActccaaagaaagaaaatggaag GTCACTCAAAACAGGTGGTCTGGATAAAAGAAATGCTAAAACCCCATCATCTTTTGGCTTGAAAAGTGATGAAAgagcagaaaaaagaaaagtg gttttaaagaaaattgaGGAAAAATCAAATGCCAAAGAAGCTGAGAGAACACGTCTCCAATCAAAATCGAAG GAGGAAGAGGAGGCAGAGATCAAAAAGCTAAGACAGAGCCTTAAATTTAAAGCCACTCCCATGCCGGGCTTTTACAGGGGACAAAAAGTGTCAAAAAGCAGTATAGATAAG GTTAAGGGCTCGAGGACAATAAGATTTATGAATACCGCAAGAAAAAGAAGTGTGTCTTATTCATCGATATGCAAATCAGTATGA
- the LOC107428751 gene encoding pyruvate dehydrogenase E1 component subunit alpha, mitochondrial codes for MALSHIASSSSRSKNLLKPIAAVLSCTPSLRRPISTSSDSTTLTIETSVPFTAHNCEAPSRSVETTPKELLSFFHDMALMRRMEIAADSLYKAKLIRGFCHLYDGQEAVAVGMEAAITKKDSIITAYRDHCTFIGRGGTLLEVFSELMGRQDGCSRGKGGSMHFYKKESGFYGGHGIVGAQIPLGCGLAFAQKYKKDETVTFALYGDGAANQGQLFEALNIAALWDLPAILVCENNHYGMGTAEWRAAKSPAYYKRGDYVPGLKVDGMDVLAVKQVCKFAKEHALKNGPLILEMDTYRYHGHSMSDPGSTYRTRDEISGVRQERDPIERVRKLILAHDLATEKELKDTEKELRKEVDEAIAKAKESPMPDPSELFTNIYVKGLGAESFGADRKEVRVVLP; via the exons ATGGCTCTGTCACACATAGCTTCCTCATCGTCAAGATCCAAAAATCTCCTGAAACCAATCGCCGCCGTCTTATCATGCACTCCATCTCTCCGCCGTCCGATCTCCACTTCCTCCGATTCCACCACTCTAACCATTGAGACCTCGGTCCCATTCACGGCGCACAACTGCGAAGCACCGTCACGCTCCGTCGAGACCACACCGAAGGAGCTCCTCTCTTTCTTCCACGACATGGCGTTGATGCGGCGTATGGAGATCGCTGCTGACTCGCTCTACAAGGCCAAACTGATCCGTGGATTCTGCCACCTGTACGACGGACAGGAAGCAGTCGCCGTAGGAATGGAAGCCGCCATAACCAAGAAAGACAGCATCATCACCGCTTATCGCGATCACTGCACCTTTATCGGACGAGGTGGGACCCTCTTGGAGGTGTTCTCGGAGCTCATGGGACGCCAGGATGGGTGTTCCAGAGGTAAAGGGGGTTCGATGCATTTCTACAAGAAGGAGAGTGGGTTCTATGGCGGTCACGGCATTGTTGGGGCTCAGATTCCTTTGGGTTGTGGTTTGGCTTTCGCGCAGAAATACAAGAAGGATGAAACGGTGACGTTCGCTCTGTACGGTGATGGTGCGGCCAATCAGGGGCAGTTGTTCGAGGCGCTTAACATTGCTGCGCTTTGGGATCTGCCTGCGATTTTGGTCTGCGAGAACAATCACT ATGGAATGGGTACGGCGGAGTGGAGAGCGGCGAAGAGTCCGGCCTATTACAAGCGTGGAGATTATGTTCCTGGCCTGAAG GTAGATGGCATGGACGTGCTTGCCGTCAAACAAGTATGCAAATTCGCCAAAGAGCATGCTTTGAAGAATGGACCTCTT ATTCTTGAAATGGATACTTATAGGTACCATGGTCACTCTATGTCTGATCCTGGAAGCACCTATCGTACACGTGATGAGATCTCTGGTGTTAGACAG GAGCGTGATCCCATTGAAAGGGTAAGAAAGCTGATATTAGCCCATGATCTTGCTACTGAGAAAGAGCTGAAG GACACTGAGAAGGAACTGAGAAAAGAAGTTGATGAAGCAATTGCCAAAGCTAAG GAAAGTCCAATGCCTGATCCTTCTGAACTCTTCACAAATATTTATGTGAAAGGTTTAGGTGCCGAG TCATTTGGAGCCGATAGGAAAGAAGTCAGAGTTGTACTTCCATGA